The genomic segment ATGGCGAAAAAGGAACCAACATTGAAAAAGTGAAAATTCATGGGCCTTTTAAGTATTTAAAAACTCATGAATTAGATGCTTACATTTTGGCTCCGCAATGCAAAGAAGATGAAAACTGGAGCATAGAATCGATTTATGAATTAATTTTAAAAATTCAAAAAGAGAACAAAATAGATCCGGACAGAATATATGTTACAGGTTTAAGTTCAGGAGGCTGGGCAGCATGGAATTTAGCACTTACCTATCCTGATAAGTTTGCTGCAATAGTACCAATTTCTGGTTTTGTAGATTTAATTCAATTAGAAAGCGTTTGTAAAATTGCCAATATACCAACCAGAATTTACCACGGATTACTAGATGATGTGGTAAAAGTTGATTATGCAATTGATGTTTACAAAGAATTGAAAAAATGCAATCCCAAAGATGTGCAGCTGACTATTTTTGATGATGCAAATCATGACAGCTGGACAAGAGTTTACGACAATCCGGAAATATACAACTGGATCTTTAAGCAAGTAAAATCAAATACGAACAAATAAATTAAATAGAATGAAAAACAAATTAGTCTTACTTTTTTTAGGATGTGCTGTTTTGGGTTACGCTCAAAAAAAGACCACAAAAAGTACAGTAAAAATTAAACCTAAGTCGGAGTTTGTGGCAGAATTAATGTCTAAAATGACATTAGAAGAAAAATTAGGTCAATTAAATTTACCTACATCTGGAGATATTACAACAGGACAGGCAAACAGCTCAAATGTTGCTAAAAATATTGCAGAAGGAAAAGTGGGCGGTTTGTTCAATATAAAATCAGTACAAAAAATTAAAGAAGTTCAAAAAATTGCCGTTGAACAAAGCCGTTTAAAAATTCCGTTACTTTTTGGTATGGATGTTATTCACGGTTACGAAACAACATTCCCAATTCCGTTAGGATTATCTTGTACATGGGATATGGCGTTAATTGAAAGAAGCGCGCAGATCGCAGCGAAAGAAGCAAGTGCAGACGGAATCAACTGGACATTCTCTCCAATGGTAGATATTTCTCGTGATCCAAGATGGGGAAGAGTTTCTGAAGGTTCTGGAGAAGATCCGTATTTAGGAAGCCAAATTGCAAAAGCAATGGTAAACGGATATCAGCAGCACGATCTTTCAAAAAACAACTCAATTTTAGCGTGTGTAAAACACTTTGCATTATACGGTGCGCCAGAAGGTGGACGTGATTACAACACAGTTGATATGAGCCATATCAGAATGTTTAATGATTATTTTCCTCCTTACAAAGCAGCTGTTGATGCTGGTGTAGGTTCAGTTATGGCTTCTTTCAATGAGATTGACGGAATTCCGGCAACTGGAAATAAATGGTTAATGACTGATGTTTTAAGAAAACAATGGGGTTTTAAAGGTTTCGTAGTAACCGATTTTACAGGAATTCCTGAAATGATCGAACACGGAATGGGGAATCTTCAAGACGTTTCGGCTTTGGCTATGAATGCAGGTGTAGAAATGGATATGGTTGGAGAAGGTTTCTTAGGAACTTTGAAAAAATCATTAGATGAAAAAAGAGTTTCAATTGAAACAATTGATAATGCCGTTAAGTTGATTTTAGAAGCAAAATACGATTTAGGTTTATTTCAGGATCCATATAAATATTGCGATGAAAAAAGAGCAAAAACTGAAATTTTCACAACAGACAGCAGAAAAGAGGCTCGCCAGATTGCCGCTCAGTCATTGGTATTGTTAAAAAATCAAAACCAATTATTACCGCTTAAAAAATCAGGAACAATTGCTTTAATCGGACCTTTGGCAGATGCTAAAGAAAATATGCCGGGAACATGGAGTGTTGCTACAAGAATGGAAAATGCCGTTTCTTTATTAGCAGGAATTAAAGAAGTTGCAGGACCATCAACAAAAGTTTTATATGCAAAAGGAAGTAATTTAGATTACGATGAAACTTTTGAAACAAACGCAACAATGTTTGGTAAAACATTACACCGTGACGGACGTTCAAAAGAAGAATTATTGGCAGAAGCTTTAAAAGTAGCAAACCAATCTGATGTAATTGTTGCGGCTTTAGGAGAATCTGCAGAAATGAGCGGAGAATCTAGCAGCCGTACGAATTTACAAATTCCACAAGCGCAAAAAGATTTATTAAATGCGTTATTAAAAACAGGAAAACCAGTTGTTGTAGTTTTATTTGACGGACGTCCGTTAGTTATTACAGACGAAGAAAAAACAGTTCCTGCCATTTTAAATGCTTGGTTTGCTGGTACAGAAGCTGGCTATGCTATTGCTGATGTTTTATTTGGAGATGTAAATCCTTCTGGTAAATTGACTTCAACTTTCCCAAGAAGTGTTGGTCAATTGCCAATTTACTACGCGCACAAAAATACAGGAAGACCACTTTCGAATACAGAAGGAAAATTCGAAAAATTCAGATCAAATTATATTGACGAAAGAAACGAACCATTATTCCCATTCGGATTTGGTTTGAGTTATACGACTTTTGATTATTCAAACCTGAAAATTTCTTCTGATAAAATGAATTTCAGTGGAAAATTAAAAGTAACAGTTGATGTAACAAACACTGGAAATTTTGACGGAAAAGAAACAGTTCAATTATACATCAGAGATTTAGTTGGTTCAGTAACAAGACCAGTTAGAGAATTAAAAGGTTTCCAAAAAATAACACTTAAAAAAGGTGAAAAACAAACCGTAAGTTTTGACATTACTGTTGAAGATTTAAAATTTTATGACTCTGATTTACAATTCGTAGCAGAGCCTGGACAGTTTGATGTTTTCGTTGGAGGAAATTCGACTGCCGACAAGAAAGTTAGTTTTGAGTTAACTAAATAGTTGGTTTATTGATTAGTGAAAAGCCCTCTTACGGAGGGCTTTTTTTCTAAAGTAAAGACCCTTTTTTGTAATTATTTAATTACGTTTATTATGAATACTTTTAAAATATTTACTGCAGTCTGTCTTTTTGTTTTTTCATATTCTAATGCACAAAAGAATGCTGTAGTAGCACATCGCGGCGCATGGAAAAAAAACAATTTGCCCGAAAATTCAATCGCATCATTAAGACATGCCATTGATTTAAAACTTCCCGGTTCTGAGTTTGACGTTTGGAGAACAGCTGATGATTCACTTGTAATTAATCATGATGCACATTACAACAAACTGCTTATTGAAGAAACAAATTATGCAGATCTAATTCGATTTAAGCTCTCTAATGGAGAGAAACTTCCAACATTATACGAATATATTTCAGAAGGAAAAAAGAACAACAAACATACTCTTTTGGTCTGCGAAATAAAACCTTCAGAAATAAATAAAGAAAGAGGACAAAAAACAGCATTAATGGCTGTTGAAACTATCAAGAAATTAAAAGCAGAAAAAATCACCTGCTACATCAGTTTTGATTACGATATTCTAAAACAAATTAGAAAAATTGATCCGAAAACTTCTTTACAATATTTAGAAGGAAATAAATCTCCAAAAGAAGTAAAAGCAGATAAAATAAACGGTGTTGATTATCATTATTCAGTCTTTAAAAAACATCCGGAATGGATAAAAGAAGCCAAAGAAAATAATATAATTCTAAATGCCTGGACAGTTAACGAAGCAGCTGATATGGACTGGATTATAGAGAATAAATTTAATTATATCACTACAAACGAACCTGAACTTTTAAGCGAAAAATTAAAAGAGAAAAAATAGATTTCATCATCATTTTTACTAAAGGATTGAATTCTATTAAAACTTAAAAAGAATACAAATGAAAAAGATATTTATATTGCTTTTAATGGCTTGTACAACAAGTTTTTGGGCGCAAAATATTCCCGGAAAAACAGAATGGTTTGATCCAAATAAACCTGCGACAACCTATTGTAACCCAATTAATATAGGATACAATTATACGACTTACAATCATAATGGCATTCCTTATTCTCGTCGTTCCAGTGCAGATCCGGTAATTATCACTTACAAAGGCGAATATTATTTATTTGCAACCAATCAGGCAGGTTTCTTTTGGAGTAAAGATATGTCAGACTGGAATTTTGTTTACGGAAGTTTTCAAAGAAAGCCCGGCGATGACGATCAATGTGCGCCTGCGGCTTGGGTTGTAAACGATACCTTATTTTACGTAGGCTCAACATGGAATAGAGACCATCCAATTTGGAAAACAGCCGATCCGAAATCAGGAAAATGGACACGTCATGTAGACAAGGCAATGTTACCCACATGGGATCCTGCGATTTTTCAGGATGATGATAAAAAAGTATATATGTATTATGGTTCAAGCGGAAAACTGCCTTTAGTAGGTGTTGAGGTGGATTACAATACGTGGTTTCCAAAAGGAAATCAGGCCGATTATGCGACATTATACAAAGCAGCAGAAGTAGAAGATATTCAAAAACCTTATGGACAAATAAAAGAAGTTGCTATTCTTGATCCTTCTGCACACGGCTGGGAACGTTTTGGACCCAATAATGATATGGAACCTGCTCCTTGGGGAAATTTTATTGAAGGAGCATGGATGACTAAACACAACGGAAAATACTATATGCAATATGGAGCGCCGGCAACAGAATTTAAAGGCTATGCAAATGGTGTTCATGTAGGAGATAATCCGTTGGGGCCGTTTACCTATCAAAGACACAATCCGATGTCGTATAAACCAGGAGGATTTGTAATTGGAGCAGGACATGGAAATACGTTTGCAGATAATTACGGAAATTACTGGAACACAGGAACATGCAAGATTTCTATAAAAGACCGTTTTGAGCGTCGTATAGATATGTTTCCTGCCGGTTTTGATAAAGATGATGTAATGTATTCAATTACTTCTTACGGAGATTTTCCAATTGTGCTGCCAACGGGTCAAAGAGATCAGACAAAAGGAGCTTCATCAGGATGGATGCTTCTTTCGTATAAAAAACCGGTAACCGTTTCTTCTTCTGAAGATTGTATGGAAGTGGAAACACACAGAATGGATAACGGAGGTAAAAAAGTATACGAGAAATTCTGTTACGGTCCCGAAAATTTAACGGATGAAAATATTCAGACGTATTGGTCCGCAAAAACAGGTGATCCGGGAGAATGGCTTCAAATGGATTTAGGAAGACAAATGGAAATCAATGCTTTGCAGATTAATTACGCAGATCATAAAGCAACTCAGTACAACAAAGCAATGGATATTTATTATCAGTATAAAATATTTATGTCTGATGATGCCCAAAATTGGACTTTAGTAGTTGACAAATCTAAAAATGATAAAGATGCACCACACGATTATGTAGAGCTTACAAAACCATTTAAAGCGCGTTACATCAAAATGGTAAACATTCATAACGCATCTGGTTTATTTGCTGTTTCAGATTTCAGGGTTTTTGGAAACGGATTATCAGAAAAACCAAAAGCGATTACTGCTTTTAAAGTTGATCGTAACAAAGCCGATTCAAGAAACGCTATGATTTCGTGGAAAAAACAAAATGATGCCGTTGGATATAATATTTATTACGGAATTGCGCCTGATAAATTATACAACAGTATTATGGTTTACGGCGATAATTCGTATGATTTTAGAGGTTTAGATAAAGGAACTAAATATTACTTTACAATCGAGCCTTTTAATGAAAATGGAATAGGAGCAAAGAATAAGATTATCGAAGTGAAAT from the Flavobacterium sp. genome contains:
- the bglX gene encoding beta-glucosidase BglX, with translation MKNKLVLLFLGCAVLGYAQKKTTKSTVKIKPKSEFVAELMSKMTLEEKLGQLNLPTSGDITTGQANSSNVAKNIAEGKVGGLFNIKSVQKIKEVQKIAVEQSRLKIPLLFGMDVIHGYETTFPIPLGLSCTWDMALIERSAQIAAKEASADGINWTFSPMVDISRDPRWGRVSEGSGEDPYLGSQIAKAMVNGYQQHDLSKNNSILACVKHFALYGAPEGGRDYNTVDMSHIRMFNDYFPPYKAAVDAGVGSVMASFNEIDGIPATGNKWLMTDVLRKQWGFKGFVVTDFTGIPEMIEHGMGNLQDVSALAMNAGVEMDMVGEGFLGTLKKSLDEKRVSIETIDNAVKLILEAKYDLGLFQDPYKYCDEKRAKTEIFTTDSRKEARQIAAQSLVLLKNQNQLLPLKKSGTIALIGPLADAKENMPGTWSVATRMENAVSLLAGIKEVAGPSTKVLYAKGSNLDYDETFETNATMFGKTLHRDGRSKEELLAEALKVANQSDVIVAALGESAEMSGESSSRTNLQIPQAQKDLLNALLKTGKPVVVVLFDGRPLVITDEEKTVPAILNAWFAGTEAGYAIADVLFGDVNPSGKLTSTFPRSVGQLPIYYAHKNTGRPLSNTEGKFEKFRSNYIDERNEPLFPFGFGLSYTTFDYSNLKISSDKMNFSGKLKVTVDVTNTGNFDGKETVQLYIRDLVGSVTRPVRELKGFQKITLKKGEKQTVSFDITVEDLKFYDSDLQFVAEPGQFDVFVGGNSTADKKVSFELTK
- a CDS encoding prolyl oligopeptidase family serine peptidase, whose amino-acid sequence is MSLLLLFISVFGFAQSETTGKIKTVIVTNNELGYILHKPSNTKEKKPLIVFISGDGEKGTNIEKVKIHGPFKYLKTHELDAYILAPQCKEDENWSIESIYELILKIQKENKIDPDRIYVTGLSSGGWAAWNLALTYPDKFAAIVPISGFVDLIQLESVCKIANIPTRIYHGLLDDVVKVDYAIDVYKELKKCNPKDVQLTIFDDANHDSWTRVYDNPEIYNWIFKQVKSNTNK
- a CDS encoding glycerophosphodiester phosphodiesterase family protein, with amino-acid sequence MNTFKIFTAVCLFVFSYSNAQKNAVVAHRGAWKKNNLPENSIASLRHAIDLKLPGSEFDVWRTADDSLVINHDAHYNKLLIEETNYADLIRFKLSNGEKLPTLYEYISEGKKNNKHTLLVCEIKPSEINKERGQKTALMAVETIKKLKAEKITCYISFDYDILKQIRKIDPKTSLQYLEGNKSPKEVKADKINGVDYHYSVFKKHPEWIKEAKENNIILNAWTVNEAADMDWIIENKFNYITTNEPELLSEKLKEKK
- a CDS encoding discoidin domain-containing protein gives rise to the protein MKKIFILLLMACTTSFWAQNIPGKTEWFDPNKPATTYCNPINIGYNYTTYNHNGIPYSRRSSADPVIITYKGEYYLFATNQAGFFWSKDMSDWNFVYGSFQRKPGDDDQCAPAAWVVNDTLFYVGSTWNRDHPIWKTADPKSGKWTRHVDKAMLPTWDPAIFQDDDKKVYMYYGSSGKLPLVGVEVDYNTWFPKGNQADYATLYKAAEVEDIQKPYGQIKEVAILDPSAHGWERFGPNNDMEPAPWGNFIEGAWMTKHNGKYYMQYGAPATEFKGYANGVHVGDNPLGPFTYQRHNPMSYKPGGFVIGAGHGNTFADNYGNYWNTGTCKISIKDRFERRIDMFPAGFDKDDVMYSITSYGDFPIVLPTGQRDQTKGASSGWMLLSYKKPVTVSSSEDCMEVETHRMDNGGKKVYEKFCYGPENLTDENIQTYWSAKTGDPGEWLQMDLGRQMEINALQINYADHKATQYNKAMDIYYQYKIFMSDDAQNWTLVVDKSKNDKDAPHDYVELTKPFKARYIKMVNIHNASGLFAVSDFRVFGNGLSEKPKAITAFKVDRNKADSRNAMISWKKQNDAVGYNIYYGIAPDKLYNSIMVYGDNSYDFRGLDKGTKYYFTIEPFNENGIGAKNKIIEVK